In one window of uncultured Acetobacteroides sp. DNA:
- a CDS encoding potassium/proton antiporter — MEFTLNNLLLIGSALLVLSVFLSKTTKYGIPVVILFMLVGMLAGVDGPGGINFYNTQISKFIGTLALILILFSGGLDTRYADIRPIAKRGVLLSTLGVVITALLTGLFIAYTTELNIKEGLLLGAIISSTDAAAVFTILRSKSMGLKNNIRPLLEFESGSNDPMAYLLTLVFIMLIKHPDTNAWGYLWFFVKQFALGGAVGVGMGFAIIRIINRIDLHFDGLYAVLLLSLSLLVFGVSDLIGGNGFLSVYLAAIILGNHEFVHKRSLIKHFDGQAWMMQIIMFLTLGLLVTPSQLLPLAGVGLLLSAFIIFVARPIAVFTCLAKSQFSTRSKLFISWVGLRGAVPIILSIYALDAGIQKGALIFNLVFFISLTSVLLKGTTIPTLAKRLRLSVPMHIRKKSTVDIELANKVKSIVMELDVLPEHRCVGKMLVDLDLPQGITISMLHRGENVFIPDGFTRVNIGDKLTILADSVNSLKDFYKKMGV, encoded by the coding sequence ATGGAATTTACTCTAAACAACCTTCTTTTAATAGGCTCTGCGCTCTTGGTGCTGAGCGTCTTCCTCAGCAAGACAACCAAGTACGGCATTCCGGTCGTCATCCTCTTTATGCTGGTGGGCATGCTTGCCGGCGTAGATGGCCCCGGCGGCATTAACTTTTACAACACCCAAATATCGAAGTTTATTGGAACGCTTGCGCTGATCCTTATCCTCTTTTCGGGAGGGTTGGATACCCGCTACGCCGACATCCGCCCCATTGCCAAGCGGGGCGTGCTGCTCTCTACGCTGGGGGTAGTAATCACGGCCCTGCTCACCGGGCTATTCATCGCCTACACCACCGAGCTCAACATTAAGGAGGGGCTGCTGCTGGGGGCCATCATCTCGTCGACCGATGCGGCGGCGGTATTCACCATCCTCCGCTCAAAGAGCATGGGGTTGAAGAACAACATCCGCCCCCTGCTCGAGTTCGAGAGCGGCAGCAACGACCCCATGGCCTACCTGCTCACCTTGGTGTTCATCATGCTCATCAAGCACCCCGACACCAACGCGTGGGGGTACCTCTGGTTCTTCGTCAAGCAGTTTGCGCTGGGGGGCGCCGTGGGCGTGGGCATGGGGTTTGCCATCATCCGCATCATCAACCGCATCGACCTCCACTTCGACGGGCTTTACGCCGTGCTGCTGCTGAGCCTCTCGCTGCTGGTGTTTGGGGTCTCCGACCTGATAGGCGGCAACGGCTTCCTCTCCGTTTACCTGGCGGCCATCATCCTCGGCAACCACGAGTTTGTGCATAAGCGCAGCCTCATCAAGCACTTCGACGGGCAGGCGTGGATGATGCAGATCATCATGTTCCTCACGCTTGGACTGCTGGTTACCCCATCGCAGCTGCTTCCGCTAGCGGGCGTTGGGCTGCTGCTCTCGGCCTTCATCATCTTCGTTGCCCGCCCCATTGCGGTGTTTACCTGCCTGGCCAAGTCGCAGTTTAGCACCCGCTCCAAGCTATTCATCTCGTGGGTGGGGCTGCGCGGCGCGGTGCCCATCATCCTATCGATATACGCGCTCGATGCCGGAATCCAGAAGGGGGCGCTCATCTTCAACCTCGTGTTCTTCATCTCGCTCACCTCGGTTTTGCTGAAGGGAACCACCATCCCGACGCTGGCCAAGCGGCTACGGCTGAGCGTTCCCATGCACATCCGCAAAAAGTCGACGGTGGACATCGAGCTGGCCAACAAGGTAAAGTCGATTGTCATGGAGCTGGACGTGCTCCCCGAGCACCGATGCGTTGGCAAGATGCTGGTAGACCTCGACCTGCCCCAGGGCATAACCATCTCGATGCTGCACCGAGGGGAGAACGTCTTCATCCCCGATGGCTTTACCCGGGTGAATATCGGCGACAAGCTCACCATCCTTGCCGATTCGGTAAACTCGCTGAAGGACTTCTACAAGAAGATGGGGGTATAG
- a CDS encoding DUF4249 domain-containing protein: MRKLTIFSILIAIASLFASCKKEFDLDLNGQNKNLLVVEGMITDQNEPQFIRLSRTVSYLNQVKPQPVEDASVVVNVDGKDIAFTQQTPGVYYAPSGFVGEVGKTYNLTITVDGQVYKASSKMNKPQLMEAASTRTHEFDADYFEIRLTFTDNPDKGDFILFKYARNGQLIDTLNKWSYYNDKITNGQHFDNIRVFGNVEGSVGDQITVYSYSISEEFKNFIDAAESATDEPMPFFPPPGAAITGNISNGAVGFFQASAVKKIATVLRK, encoded by the coding sequence ATGCGCAAGCTCACCATATTTTCCATTTTAATTGCCATCGCCTCCCTCTTTGCCAGCTGCAAGAAGGAGTTCGACCTCGACCTCAACGGTCAAAATAAAAACCTGCTCGTAGTAGAAGGAATGATTACCGACCAAAACGAGCCCCAATTCATCAGGCTATCGCGTACGGTTAGCTACCTAAATCAGGTAAAGCCACAGCCCGTGGAGGATGCCTCGGTGGTGGTTAACGTCGATGGTAAGGACATCGCCTTCACCCAGCAAACCCCGGGTGTCTACTACGCCCCATCGGGCTTTGTGGGCGAGGTTGGCAAAACCTACAACCTGACCATCACCGTAGACGGGCAGGTGTACAAGGCATCATCGAAAATGAACAAGCCTCAGCTGATGGAGGCGGCATCGACCAGAACGCACGAGTTTGATGCCGACTACTTCGAGATTCGCCTCACCTTTACCGACAACCCCGATAAGGGGGACTTCATCCTGTTTAAGTACGCCCGAAACGGGCAGCTGATCGATACGCTCAACAAGTGGTCGTACTACAACGATAAAATCACCAACGGGCAGCACTTCGATAACATCCGTGTTTTTGGCAATGTAGAGGGAAGCGTGGGCGACCAGATAACGGTTTACTCCTACTCCATCAGCGAAGAGTTCAAAAATTTTATTGATGCTGCGGAGTCGGCTACCGACGAGCCTATGCCCTTCTTTCCCCCCCCAGGTGCTGCCATTACCGGAAACATCTCGAATGGGGCTGTTGGATTCTTCCAGGCCTCGGCGGTAAAAAAGATAGCAACGGTGCTACGGAAGTGA
- a CDS encoding family 65 glycosyl hydrolase domain-containing protein yields the protein MNNYKVDEWKIIEEAFDPQRVEGSESIFSIGNGMMGQRANFEEDYSGEMLRGSYIAGVYYPDKTRVGWWKNGYPEYFAKVLNSANFIGIRVKVDGESIDLSQNKVVSFSRVLDMQHGLLQRNFVVELGDGSKVEVVAERFMSMARPEVAAISYSVRLLDGDATIAVESYLDGDVVNEDSNYNEKFWDEVAKTSASNGGYLVMKTKKLSFNVCWNMGVTYAIDSALVQAKAISTEREKYVSSSADLKLVKGQTLTVNKYVAVASTLNHPFELLVPTSDGILSKAVADGYAVLKGEHTSKWLEKWQHADIVIEGDAEAQQGIRFNIFQLFQTYTGEDERLNIGPKGFTGEKYGGSTYWDTEAYCLPFYMSTAGERVARQLLIYRYRQLDKAIENAAKLGFTNGAALFPMVTMNGEECHNEWEITFEEIHRNGAIAYAIKRYIDYTGDKGYLAEYGLEVLVGIARFWAQRITWSDERQKYVMLGVTGPNEYENNVNNNWYTNYLATWTLRYAAEAVGYVKQANAARWTAIEGKIAFNSDAELGKWADIVEKIHLPYNEKLGVIMQQDGFMDKEQILVKDLNPSQRPLNQKWSWDRILRSVFIKQADVLQGIYFFENDFDLETIRKNFDFYEQRTVHESSLSPCVHSILACKIGDMDRAKAMYLRTSRLDLDDYNKEVNEGLHITSMAGSWMSVVEGFGGLRIKNDTLYFNPFIPENWKSLAFKVIFRGRTIKAKFEGGKTILTNESGQPLTVMVKDEAVCIPAGSTVVA from the coding sequence ATGAATAATTATAAAGTTGACGAATGGAAAATTATCGAAGAGGCCTTTGACCCGCAGCGGGTGGAAGGTTCGGAGAGTATTTTCAGCATCGGCAATGGCATGATGGGCCAGCGAGCCAACTTCGAAGAGGACTACTCGGGGGAGATGCTACGTGGTAGCTATATCGCTGGTGTTTACTATCCCGATAAAACTCGGGTGGGTTGGTGGAAGAATGGGTATCCCGAGTATTTTGCAAAGGTGCTGAACTCTGCCAACTTTATTGGTATTCGCGTTAAGGTTGATGGGGAGTCTATTGACCTTAGCCAAAATAAGGTGGTGAGTTTTTCGCGCGTACTCGATATGCAGCATGGCTTGCTCCAACGCAATTTTGTTGTTGAGCTAGGCGATGGCAGCAAAGTTGAGGTGGTTGCCGAGCGGTTCATGAGCATGGCACGTCCTGAGGTTGCCGCAATTTCGTATTCGGTACGCCTGCTGGATGGCGATGCTACTATAGCCGTAGAGAGCTATCTGGATGGGGATGTGGTAAACGAAGACTCGAACTACAACGAAAAGTTCTGGGATGAGGTTGCCAAAACTTCCGCCAGCAACGGTGGCTACCTTGTGATGAAGACCAAGAAGCTAAGCTTTAACGTGTGCTGGAACATGGGCGTTACGTACGCCATCGATAGCGCTCTGGTACAGGCTAAGGCAATTTCTACCGAGCGCGAGAAGTACGTGTCGAGCAGCGCTGATCTGAAGCTGGTAAAGGGGCAAACCCTAACCGTAAACAAGTATGTTGCGGTGGCGTCTACCCTTAACCACCCTTTCGAGCTGCTAGTTCCTACGTCGGATGGCATCCTTTCGAAGGCTGTTGCTGATGGTTATGCGGTACTTAAGGGCGAGCATACCAGCAAGTGGCTGGAGAAGTGGCAGCATGCCGACATCGTTATCGAAGGTGATGCTGAGGCACAGCAGGGTATTCGCTTCAACATATTTCAGCTATTCCAAACCTACACGGGGGAGGATGAGCGCTTGAATATTGGCCCTAAAGGGTTCACCGGCGAAAAGTACGGTGGATCGACCTACTGGGATACCGAAGCGTACTGTTTGCCTTTCTACATGTCTACCGCCGGCGAGCGGGTGGCTAGGCAGCTGCTCATCTACCGCTACCGCCAGCTCGATAAGGCCATCGAGAATGCTGCGAAGCTTGGCTTTACCAATGGGGCAGCCTTATTCCCCATGGTCACCATGAACGGGGAGGAGTGCCACAACGAGTGGGAGATTACCTTCGAGGAGATCCACCGTAACGGGGCCATTGCCTACGCCATAAAGCGCTACATCGACTATACGGGAGATAAGGGCTACCTTGCCGAATATGGCCTAGAGGTGCTTGTTGGTATTGCTCGTTTTTGGGCTCAGCGTATCACCTGGTCGGACGAGCGCCAAAAGTATGTCATGCTTGGCGTAACGGGGCCTAACGAGTACGAGAACAACGTTAACAACAACTGGTACACCAACTATCTTGCAACTTGGACGCTGAGGTATGCTGCCGAAGCGGTTGGCTATGTAAAGCAAGCTAACGCTGCTCGTTGGACGGCTATTGAGGGTAAGATTGCCTTTAATAGCGATGCCGAGCTGGGCAAATGGGCAGACATTGTCGAGAAGATTCACCTTCCCTACAACGAAAAGTTGGGCGTTATTATGCAGCAGGATGGCTTTATGGATAAGGAGCAGATTCTGGTAAAGGATCTCAACCCTAGCCAACGTCCGCTCAACCAAAAGTGGAGCTGGGATAGAATCCTTCGATCGGTGTTCATTAAGCAGGCCGACGTGCTTCAGGGAATTTACTTCTTTGAAAACGACTTCGACTTGGAGACGATTAGGAAGAACTTCGACTTTTACGAGCAGCGTACCGTTCACGAATCGTCGCTTTCCCCTTGCGTTCACTCGATTTTGGCATGCAAGATTGGGGATATGGACCGTGCCAAGGCGATGTATCTACGAACTTCTCGTCTCGATCTCGACGACTACAACAAGGAGGTTAACGAGGGTCTTCACATTACCTCTATGGCCGGTAGCTGGATGTCGGTTGTCGAAGGGTTTGGTGGGCTGCGTATAAAGAATGATACGCTCTACTTCAACCCCTTTATCCCCGAAAATTGGAAGAGCCTTGCCTTTAAGGTTATCTTCAGGGGCCGAACTATTAAGGCTAAGTTTGAGGGGGGCAAGACCATCCTCACCAACGAAAGCGGGCAACCGCTTACCGTAATGGTAAAGGATGAGGCTGTTTGCATTCCTGCTGGCAGCACGGTAGTGGCGTAA
- the pgmB gene encoding beta-phosphoglucomutase yields the protein MREIKACIFDLDGVIVDTAKYHYLAWKRLAEMLGFEFTQKDNERLKGVSRVRSLEILLEVGGVTATPEQKEVWAHDKNEWYVDYITKMGADEILPGVVSFLAELRQHGVKTAIGSASKNANLILTRLGLMDNFDVIIDGNKVSSAKPDPEVFFAAVTALGVSPEHSVVFEDAEAGIEAAKAGGMFAIGIGSEQVLAKADVVIGGLSDLNYEKFMCLLNK from the coding sequence ATGAGAGAGATTAAAGCCTGTATTTTCGACTTGGACGGCGTTATCGTCGATACCGCAAAGTATCACTATTTGGCGTGGAAACGGCTAGCCGAAATGCTTGGTTTTGAGTTTACCCAGAAGGATAACGAGCGGCTAAAAGGCGTGAGCCGAGTTCGATCGCTCGAGATTCTGCTTGAGGTTGGAGGGGTAACTGCAACCCCAGAGCAAAAGGAAGTGTGGGCGCACGATAAAAATGAGTGGTATGTTGACTATATCACCAAAATGGGTGCCGACGAAATCCTTCCTGGTGTAGTTTCATTTCTTGCCGAATTGCGGCAGCATGGGGTGAAAACGGCTATTGGATCGGCAAGCAAAAATGCGAACCTGATCCTTACCCGCTTGGGCTTGATGGATAACTTCGATGTCATCATTGATGGCAACAAGGTGAGTTCGGCCAAGCCAGACCCCGAGGTGTTTTTTGCTGCTGTTACGGCTTTGGGCGTTAGCCCAGAGCATAGTGTGGTGTTTGAAGATGCAGAAGCCGGTATCGAAGCCGCGAAGGCTGGTGGCATGTTTGCCATTGGTATCGGTAGCGAGCAGGTGCTGGCTAAGGCCGATGTAGTTATTGGCGGGTTGTCCGATCTTAACTACGAGAAGTTTATGTGTTTGTTGAACAAGTAA